The Acidobacteriota bacterium genome has a segment encoding these proteins:
- a CDS encoding Gfo/Idh/MocA family oxidoreductase, with the protein MSQMNRRHFLKTVAAAGGAAVAGFPAIVKASALGRDGAVAPSDRIVMAGIGFGMMGPDNMANFLEKPEVQWVAACDLDTEPLARAKATVDKKYGNKSCATYHDFRELYLRKDLDAVSIAVPDHWHAILSIAALRAGLDVYGEKPLTHNLREGRALCDAVRRYGRVWQTGSWQRSVENFHQACELVRNGRVGKIKRIEVGLPQGHYDFAGTFGQEALVPPPPNLDYDFWIGPAPWWPYCKARVHMNWRWNMDFGGGQYMDWIGHHLDIAHWGMGWDETGPVEIEAKGEFPASGIYNSPIRYYVQARYADGTPLVLAGGHDEIWSGTKWIGEYGWIWVDRGQFETEPAGLKREVIGPEEVRLYKSRDHQQNFLDCVRSRAATIAPAETAHRSASVGHLGVIAMEVGRKIKWDPRTETIIGDPEAERLLGHSYRQPWQLPE; encoded by the coding sequence ATGAGCCAAATGAACCGTCGGCATTTCCTCAAGACCGTCGCGGCGGCGGGAGGCGCGGCCGTGGCCGGCTTCCCGGCCATCGTCAAGGCCTCGGCCCTGGGCCGGGACGGGGCCGTCGCTCCGTCGGACCGGATCGTCATGGCCGGCATCGGCTTCGGCATGATGGGCCCGGACAACATGGCCAACTTCCTGGAGAAGCCCGAGGTCCAGTGGGTGGCCGCCTGCGACCTGGACACGGAGCCGCTGGCCCGGGCCAAGGCCACGGTCGACAAGAAATACGGCAACAAGAGCTGCGCCACGTACCACGATTTCCGCGAGCTCTATCTGCGCAAGGACCTCGACGCCGTCTCGATCGCCGTGCCCGACCACTGGCACGCCATCCTGTCGATCGCGGCCCTGCGGGCCGGGCTCGACGTCTACGGCGAGAAGCCCCTGACCCACAACCTGCGCGAGGGCCGGGCTCTCTGCGACGCCGTCAGGCGCTACGGCCGGGTCTGGCAGACAGGCTCCTGGCAGCGCTCGGTCGAGAACTTCCATCAGGCCTGCGAGCTCGTCCGCAACGGCCGCGTCGGCAAGATCAAAAGGATCGAGGTCGGCCTGCCGCAGGGCCACTACGATTTCGCCGGGACCTTCGGCCAGGAGGCCCTGGTCCCGCCGCCGCCGAACCTGGACTACGACTTCTGGATCGGACCGGCGCCCTGGTGGCCCTACTGCAAGGCCAGGGTGCACATGAACTGGCGCTGGAACATGGATTTCGGCGGCGGCCAGTACATGGACTGGATCGGCCATCACCTTGACATCGCCCACTGGGGCATGGGCTGGGACGAGACCGGCCCGGTCGAGATCGAGGCCAAGGGCGAGTTCCCGGCCTCGGGCATCTACAACAGCCCGATCCGCTATTACGTCCAGGCCAGGTACGCCGACGGGACGCCGCTGGTCCTGGCCGGCGGCCACGACGAGATCTGGAGCGGGACCAAGTGGATCGGCGAGTACGGCTGGATCTGGGTCGACCGGGGGCAGTTCGAGACCGAGCCGGCCGGCCTCAAGCGCGAGGTCATCGGGCCGGAGGAGGTGCGTCTCTACAAGAGCCGCGACCACCAGCAGAACTTCCTCGACTGCGTCCGCAGCCGGGCGGCGACGATCGCCCCGGCCGAGACGGCCCACCGCTCGGCCAGCGTCGGCCACCTCGGCGTCATCGCTATGGAGGTCGGCCGCAAGATCAAGTGGGACCCCCGGACCGAGACCATCATCGGCGACCCGGAAGCGGAGCGGCTCCTCGGCCACTCCTATCGCCAACCCTGGCAGCTGCCGGAGTGA
- the pbpC gene encoding penicillin-binding protein 1C, with protein sequence MAIGSALVALIVSWFAIPVVHFHDPVSPVLFSAEGRLLGARPAADGQWRFPPGERAPERFFEALVRFEDKRFYSHPGVDPLAIGRAARQNLRSGRVRSGGSTITMQVVRLARKNRPRTYIEKVVETILALRLETRRPKKDILALFAAHAPFGGNIVGLDAASWLYFGRSPDELSWAEAAFLAVLPNDPGLPATAEGRARLLRKRDRLLERLRASEAMPALECRLALAEPQPSRLRAVPRDAPHLLDSLAARPGAASPFRSFIAADLQRTVGRIAEEHGRRLAERGISNLAAVVIDNRAAAVVAYVGNVGTGRAGEEGQDVDILQSRRSTGSILKPFLYAALLKEGGLTPLTLVPDTPVRFEGFRPENFDRKFRGAVPARAALAWSLNVPAVRELRDYGIPRFENRLRQWGMTTLDRPPDDYGLTLVLGGAEGRLIEIAGLYAKLAELASGAPGGGREVRLLRDEPESPSKMRELGAASAYLTLQALTAVSRPDDEGYWRNFSSSRWVAWKTGTSFGLRDAWAVGVTPNYTIGVWAGNADGEGRPGLTGLGAAAPVLFDLLGATDGGGEIARPRSGLKTLRVCRDSGYLATDLCPAVEAQVPEESRFDRMCTFHQTVHLDETGRFRVDSRCLPVDRMRHESWFVLPPVQEYFYRADHAEYRPLPPFRSDCGGGPAGERGSRVMSLIYPEPDVSVYVPIGLDGQAGEVVLEAVHREAGATIHWYLDETYLASTRVFHQIGVAPEPGPHRLVLTDDQGRRLARDFQVVSPSRRGDR encoded by the coding sequence ATGGCCATTGGATCGGCGCTCGTTGCCCTGATCGTCTCCTGGTTTGCCATTCCCGTCGTCCATTTTCACGATCCCGTCTCGCCGGTGCTGTTCAGCGCCGAGGGACGGCTGCTCGGGGCCAGGCCGGCCGCCGACGGCCAGTGGCGCTTCCCGCCGGGGGAGCGCGCGCCGGAGCGCTTTTTCGAGGCCCTCGTCCGCTTCGAGGACAAGCGCTTCTACTCCCATCCCGGCGTCGATCCGCTGGCCATCGGCCGGGCCGCGCGCCAGAACCTCCGGTCGGGCCGGGTCCGGAGCGGCGGCAGCACGATCACCATGCAGGTCGTGCGCCTGGCCCGCAAGAACCGGCCGCGGACCTACATCGAAAAAGTCGTCGAGACGATCCTGGCCCTGCGGCTCGAAACGCGGCGCCCGAAGAAGGACATCCTCGCGCTCTTCGCGGCCCACGCGCCCTTCGGCGGCAATATCGTCGGGCTCGACGCCGCCTCCTGGCTCTATTTCGGGCGGAGCCCCGACGAGCTGAGCTGGGCCGAGGCCGCCTTCCTGGCCGTCCTGCCCAACGATCCGGGGCTGCCGGCCACGGCGGAGGGAAGGGCCAGGCTTCTCCGGAAGCGGGACCGGCTGCTCGAGAGGCTGCGGGCCTCGGAGGCGATGCCCGCGCTCGAATGCCGGCTGGCCCTGGCCGAGCCGCAGCCCTCCCGGCTGCGGGCCGTGCCGCGCGACGCGCCGCATCTCCTCGACTCGCTGGCCGCCCGGCCGGGGGCGGCTTCGCCGTTCCGGTCGTTCATCGCGGCCGACCTGCAGAGGACGGTCGGCCGCATCGCCGAGGAGCACGGCAGGAGGCTGGCTGAGCGCGGCATCAGCAACCTGGCCGCCGTCGTCATCGATAACCGCGCCGCCGCCGTCGTGGCCTACGTCGGGAACGTCGGGACCGGCCGGGCCGGGGAGGAGGGACAGGACGTCGACATCCTCCAGAGCCGGCGCAGCACGGGCAGCATCCTCAAGCCGTTCCTCTACGCGGCCTTGCTCAAGGAAGGCGGATTGACGCCGCTGACCCTCGTCCCCGACACCCCCGTGCGCTTCGAGGGCTTCAGGCCGGAGAATTTCGACCGCAAGTTCCGCGGCGCCGTGCCGGCCCGGGCGGCGCTGGCCTGGTCGCTCAACGTCCCGGCCGTGCGCGAGCTGCGCGATTACGGCATCCCCCGCTTCGAGAACAGGCTGAGGCAGTGGGGGATGACCACCCTGGACCGGCCGCCCGACGATTACGGCCTGACCCTGGTGCTCGGGGGCGCGGAAGGCCGGTTGATCGAGATCGCCGGGCTCTACGCCAAGCTGGCCGAGCTGGCCTCGGGCGCGCCGGGAGGCGGCCGGGAGGTCCGGCTGCTGAGAGACGAGCCCGAGTCGCCTTCGAAGATGCGGGAGCTCGGGGCGGCCTCTGCCTACCTGACGCTCCAGGCGCTGACGGCGGTCAGCCGGCCCGACGACGAGGGCTATTGGCGGAACTTCAGCTCGTCCCGATGGGTCGCCTGGAAGACGGGCACGAGCTTCGGGCTGCGGGACGCCTGGGCCGTGGGCGTCACGCCCAACTACACGATCGGCGTCTGGGCCGGGAACGCGGACGGCGAGGGCCGGCCCGGGTTGACGGGCCTCGGCGCGGCGGCCCCGGTCCTCTTCGACCTCCTCGGCGCGACAGACGGCGGCGGCGAGATCGCCCGGCCGCGGTCGGGGCTCAAGACGCTCCGCGTCTGCCGCGATTCGGGGTACCTGGCGACCGACCTCTGCCCGGCGGTCGAGGCCCAGGTGCCCGAGGAGAGCCGCTTCGACCGCATGTGCACGTTCCACCAGACCGTCCACCTCGACGAGACGGGACGCTTCCGGGTGGACAGCCGCTGCCTGCCGGTCGACCGGATGCGCCACGAATCGTGGTTCGTCCTGCCGCCCGTCCAGGAGTATTTCTACCGGGCCGACCACGCCGAGTACCGGCCCCTGCCGCCCTTCCGCAGCGACTGCGGCGGCGGGCCGGCCGGCGAGCGGGGATCGCGGGTGATGAGCCTCATCTATCCCGAGCCGGACGTCTCGGTCTATGTCCCCATCGGCCTCGACGGCCAGGCCGGGGAAGTCGTGCTCGAGGCCGTGCACCGCGAGGCCGGGGCGACCATCCACTGGTACCTCGACGAGACGTATCTCGCTTCGACCCGCGTCTTCCACCAGATCGGGGTCGCGCCCGAGCCCGGACCGCACCGGCTGGTGCTGACGGACGACCAGGGCCGGCGGCTGGCCCGGGACTTCCAGGTCGTCTCCCCCTCCCGCCGCGGCGACCGCTGA
- a CDS encoding HEAT repeat domain-containing protein → MKNAGRPIAVAAALLAVSLALAAQPAASQMDDKTKREMGLVVESLDLILKDLQAYDASDVGPAMRLRAYVFARKDNAQARLEAEAALLKFVQGSPAPAGLMAACRALRLIGGPDSVPVLSGLVLKPGTTGPARYALERIPGGEADRALLGALDKARGDIRRGVVFSLGERRSVAAVPALAGLAGGPDAVLAADAVKALGKTGGPEAVKSLTAVLGKASLSLRAEAASALMLAAEQALAHGDRAAAASVYDRVFAAGATPVLRQAAFKGRLATAAAARDMILKALSGKDALLYAPALAAVPANFAAADIAAVAGLMDRLPVENRVQLAALLAKYPAETARPYLLAAAESPALEVRLAALRSITAAGDGKSVLFLAAKAARTAGAEQDAARDALIRLRGKDVDEAVLAHLLKTSDDAIKAELIRAAGERRVAAAKPALMDAVRSAAPAIRSRAASALRTLCAQGDIPALVDLLAGLDDEQARETMEDTVAAVARTNPRELARAGEVMARLAADKDPQNRADLLRVLGKIGDDSALPMVRDALGGPDGVVVDAAVRALADWPTITARDDVLGIAGSATELNHKVLATRAYIRMIGLEPYRAPESAAADLVKVLSLSPRTEEIKLVLGMLGRFPCAASLKTAESLLGDAAVAAEAKAAADRIQKALK, encoded by the coding sequence ATGAAGAACGCAGGAAGACCGATCGCCGTCGCGGCTGCCCTACTCGCGGTTTCGCTGGCGCTTGCGGCCCAGCCGGCGGCGAGCCAGATGGACGATAAGACCAAGCGCGAAATGGGCCTCGTCGTCGAGTCCCTGGACCTCATCCTCAAGGATCTCCAGGCTTACGATGCGTCCGATGTCGGCCCGGCGATGCGGCTGCGGGCCTATGTCTTCGCTCGCAAGGACAACGCCCAGGCCCGCCTGGAGGCCGAAGCCGCGCTCCTCAAGTTCGTCCAGGGCTCGCCTGCGCCGGCCGGGCTGATGGCCGCCTGCCGGGCCCTCCGGCTCATCGGCGGCCCCGACTCGGTGCCGGTCCTCTCCGGACTCGTGCTCAAGCCCGGGACGACGGGCCCGGCCCGCTATGCGCTCGAACGGATCCCCGGCGGCGAGGCCGACCGGGCCCTGCTCGGAGCGCTGGACAAGGCGCGGGGCGACATCCGCCGCGGCGTCGTCTTCTCGCTCGGCGAGAGGCGGTCCGTCGCGGCCGTTCCGGCGCTGGCCGGGCTGGCCGGCGGCCCGGACGCCGTCCTGGCGGCCGACGCCGTCAAGGCGCTCGGCAAGACCGGCGGACCGGAGGCCGTCAAGAGCCTGACCGCCGTGCTCGGCAAGGCCAGCCTGTCGCTGAGAGCCGAGGCCGCCTCGGCCCTGATGCTGGCCGCGGAACAGGCCCTGGCTCACGGCGACAGGGCCGCCGCGGCCTCCGTCTATGACCGGGTTTTCGCGGCCGGCGCCACGCCGGTCCTGCGGCAGGCCGCGTTCAAGGGCCGGCTGGCCACGGCGGCCGCGGCCAGGGACATGATCCTCAAGGCCCTGTCCGGGAAGGACGCGCTGCTCTACGCGCCGGCCCTGGCCGCGGTCCCGGCGAATTTCGCCGCGGCGGATATCGCGGCGGTGGCCGGTCTTATGGACCGCCTGCCGGTGGAGAACCGCGTCCAGCTCGCGGCGCTCCTGGCCAAGTACCCAGCCGAAACGGCAAGGCCGTATCTCCTGGCCGCGGCGGAAAGCCCGGCCCTCGAGGTCAGGCTGGCCGCGCTCCGCTCGATCACGGCGGCCGGCGACGGCAAGTCGGTCCTTTTCCTGGCCGCCAAGGCGGCCCGGACCGCCGGCGCCGAACAGGATGCGGCGCGGGACGCCCTGATCCGGCTCAGGGGAAAGGATGTCGATGAGGCCGTCCTCGCGCATCTCCTCAAAACCTCCGACGACGCGATCAAGGCCGAGCTCATCCGCGCGGCGGGCGAGCGGCGCGTCGCCGCGGCCAAGCCCGCGCTGATGGACGCCGTCAGGTCCGCGGCCCCGGCGATCCGGTCGCGCGCCGCCTCGGCCCTCAGGACGCTCTGCGCCCAGGGGGACATCCCGGCGCTCGTCGATCTTCTGGCCGGCCTCGACGACGAGCAGGCCCGGGAGACCATGGAAGATACGGTGGCCGCCGTGGCCCGGACCAATCCCCGCGAGCTGGCCCGCGCCGGCGAGGTCATGGCCCGGCTGGCCGCCGATAAGGACCCGCAGAACAGGGCGGACCTGCTGCGCGTCCTGGGCAAGATCGGCGACGACTCGGCTCTCCCCATGGTCAGAGACGCGCTCGGAGGCCCCGACGGGGTCGTGGTGGACGCGGCCGTCCGGGCGCTGGCCGATTGGCCGACGATCACCGCCCGCGACGACGTCCTCGGTATCGCCGGATCGGCCACGGAGCTCAACCACAAGGTCCTGGCGACGCGGGCGTATATCCGGATGATCGGGCTCGAGCCCTACCGGGCGCCCGAAAGCGCGGCGGCGGACCTGGTCAAGGTCCTGTCTCTCTCGCCGCGGACGGAGGAGATAAAGCTCGTCCTTGGAATGCTCGGCCGCTTCCCCTGCGCGGCCAGCCTGAAGACGGCGGAATCGCTCCTGGGCGACGCGGCGGTCGCGGCGGAGGCCAAGGCGGCGGCCGACCGCATCCAAAAAGCCCTAAAGTAA
- a CDS encoding sugar phosphate isomerase/epimerase, whose protein sequence is MARPVTIFTGQWADLPFEEVCKKVSGWGYDGLEIACWGDHMDVRKAAADPAYIRDRKRILEKHGLKCWALGAHLAGQCVGDEYDPRLDGFAPDAVKGKPEAIRKWAVEEMKAAARAARNMGCYVVNGFMGSPIWKAWYSFPTTTEEMVEAGFQKVLALWSPILDEFDEQGVKFALEVHPTEIAFDVYTTRRLLDAFNGRLALGLNFDPSHLVWQGIEPHLFLRDFADRIYHVHMKDVAVTLDGRAGILGSFLPFGDVRRGWNFRSLGHGDVDFDAVVRELNAIGYDGPLSVEWEDNAMDREFGAREALEFVRTMNFAPSTVAFDKDMKK, encoded by the coding sequence ATGGCACGACCCGTCACCATCTTCACCGGCCAGTGGGCCGACCTGCCGTTCGAAGAAGTCTGCAAGAAGGTGAGCGGGTGGGGCTACGACGGCCTGGAGATCGCCTGCTGGGGCGACCACATGGACGTCCGCAAGGCCGCCGCCGACCCCGCGTACATCCGCGACCGGAAGCGCATCCTCGAGAAACACGGCCTCAAGTGCTGGGCCCTCGGCGCCCACCTCGCCGGCCAGTGCGTCGGCGACGAATATGATCCCCGCCTGGACGGTTTCGCCCCCGACGCCGTCAAGGGCAAGCCCGAGGCCATCCGCAAATGGGCCGTCGAGGAGATGAAAGCCGCCGCCCGCGCCGCCCGCAACATGGGCTGCTACGTCGTCAACGGCTTCATGGGCTCGCCCATCTGGAAGGCCTGGTACTCCTTCCCCACGACGACCGAGGAGATGGTCGAGGCCGGCTTCCAGAAGGTCCTGGCCCTCTGGTCGCCCATCCTCGACGAGTTCGACGAGCAGGGCGTCAAGTTCGCCCTCGAGGTCCACCCGACCGAGATCGCCTTCGACGTCTACACGACGCGGCGCCTGCTCGACGCCTTCAACGGCCGGCTGGCCCTCGGCCTCAATTTCGACCCGAGCCACCTCGTCTGGCAGGGCATCGAGCCGCATCTCTTCCTCCGCGACTTCGCCGACCGCATCTACCACGTCCACATGAAGGACGTGGCCGTGACCCTCGACGGCCGGGCCGGCATCCTCGGCTCGTTCCTGCCCTTCGGCGACGTCCGCCGCGGCTGGAACTTCCGTTCCCTCGGCCACGGCGACGTCGACTTCGACGCCGTCGTCCGCGAGCTCAACGCCATCGGCTACGACGGCCCGCTCTCGGTCGAGTGGGAGGACAACGCCATGGACCGCGAGTTCGGGGCCAGGGAAGCGCTCGAGTTCGTCCGGACGATGAACTTCGCGCCGTCCACGGTCGCTTTCGACAAGGACATGAAAAAATAG
- a CDS encoding Gfo/Idh/MocA family oxidoreductase has translation MIEGQASGTRSPKLRYGMIGGGPGAFIGDVHRKAIAMDGKAELVCGAFSRSYENTLETGGSLGLPNERLYRTFEEMLRAEAGRADRPDFISIVTPNSSHYPAAKLALELGFAVVCEKPLATSSGDAEDLACLVRESGRLFCVAYAYSGYPIVKHLRDLIRSGEIGEIRFVNGEYPQEWLATRLEDTGQKQAAWRTDPALAGASNCVGDIGSHIEYMAAYMTGLEIESLCARLDRFGPNRPLDDNATIMLNYRGGAKGVYWCSQIAAGHDNALRLRIYGDKGAVEWFQETPNTARVSFLDRPTGTISRGRDPMSPRARSLSRLPSGHPEGYFESFANVYSTFIGALAKSLRGEPLAGDDLDFPNVDDGVRGLRFIEACVESSARGAVWIKMGI, from the coding sequence ATGATCGAAGGACAAGCCTCTGGAACGAGATCTCCCAAGCTCCGCTACGGCATGATAGGCGGCGGGCCGGGCGCCTTCATCGGCGACGTCCACCGCAAGGCCATCGCCATGGACGGCAAGGCCGAGCTCGTCTGCGGCGCCTTCTCGCGGAGCTACGAGAACACGCTGGAAACGGGCGGATCCCTCGGCCTTCCGAACGAGCGCCTGTACCGGACCTTCGAGGAGATGCTCCGGGCCGAGGCCGGCCGGGCCGACAGGCCCGACTTCATCAGCATCGTCACGCCCAACAGCTCCCACTACCCGGCCGCCAAGCTGGCCCTCGAGCTCGGTTTCGCGGTCGTCTGCGAAAAGCCGCTGGCGACGAGCTCGGGCGACGCCGAGGACCTGGCCTGCCTCGTCCGCGAATCGGGACGCCTCTTCTGCGTCGCGTACGCCTACTCGGGCTACCCGATCGTCAAGCATCTCCGCGACCTCATCCGCTCCGGCGAGATCGGCGAGATCCGCTTCGTCAACGGCGAATATCCCCAGGAGTGGCTGGCGACCAGGCTCGAGGACACGGGCCAGAAGCAGGCCGCCTGGCGGACCGACCCGGCCCTGGCCGGCGCCTCCAACTGCGTCGGCGACATCGGCAGCCACATCGAGTACATGGCCGCCTACATGACCGGCCTGGAGATCGAATCCCTCTGCGCCCGCCTCGATCGCTTCGGCCCGAACCGCCCCCTCGACGACAACGCCACGATCATGTTGAACTACCGGGGCGGCGCGAAGGGCGTCTATTGGTGCTCCCAGATCGCGGCCGGCCACGACAACGCCCTGCGCCTGCGCATCTACGGCGACAAGGGCGCCGTCGAGTGGTTCCAGGAGACGCCCAACACCGCCCGCGTCTCGTTCCTGGACCGGCCGACCGGAACGATCTCGCGCGGCCGCGACCCGATGTCGCCGCGGGCCCGATCGCTCTCGCGCCTGCCGTCGGGCCATCCCGAAGGCTACTTCGAGAGCTTCGCCAACGTCTACTCGACCTTCATCGGCGCCCTGGCCAAGAGTCTCCGCGGCGAGCCGCTTGCCGGCGACGACCTCGACTTCCCGAACGTCGACGACGGCGTCCGCGGCCTGCGCTTCATCGAGGCCTGCGTCGAGAGCTCGGCCAGGGGCGCGGTCTGGATCAAGATGGGGATATGA